The following are from one region of the Amycolatopsis lurida genome:
- a CDS encoding geranyl diphosphate 2-C-methyltransferase: protein MTIARTPVPAKVLRTEYQKSVASYWNKEKDPVNLRLGDVDGLYHHHYGIGEVDWSVLEGPENTRDERIIAEMHRLETAQADVLLDHLGDVKPDDRLLDAGCGRGGSSIMANARFGCHVDGISISEKQVEFANHQAEIRGVADRVRYHFRNMLDTGFETGSRKAIWNNESTMYVDLHELFAEHARQLEFGGRYVTITGCYNDVTGGRSKAVAQIDQHYTCNIHPRSEYFKAMTANGLVPISVVDLTPDTIPYWELRAKSSVATGIEGPFLDAYREGSFHYLLIAADRV from the coding sequence GTGACCATCGCCCGTACTCCCGTTCCTGCCAAGGTGTTGCGCACCGAGTACCAGAAATCGGTGGCGTCGTACTGGAACAAGGAGAAGGATCCGGTCAACCTGCGGCTGGGCGATGTGGACGGGCTCTACCACCACCACTACGGGATCGGCGAGGTCGACTGGTCGGTGCTGGAAGGCCCCGAGAACACTCGCGACGAGCGGATCATCGCCGAGATGCACCGGCTGGAGACCGCTCAGGCGGACGTCCTGCTCGATCACCTCGGCGACGTCAAACCGGACGACCGGCTCCTCGACGCCGGCTGCGGACGCGGCGGATCCAGCATCATGGCCAACGCGCGATTCGGCTGTCACGTCGACGGGATCTCCATCTCCGAGAAGCAGGTCGAGTTCGCCAATCACCAGGCGGAGATCAGGGGCGTCGCCGACCGGGTGCGCTACCACTTCCGCAACATGCTCGACACCGGCTTCGAAACCGGCTCGCGCAAGGCGATCTGGAACAACGAAAGCACGATGTACGTCGACCTCCACGAACTCTTCGCCGAGCACGCAAGGCAGCTGGAGTTCGGCGGGCGGTACGTCACCATCACGGGGTGCTACAACGACGTGACCGGTGGCCGGTCCAAGGCCGTCGCGCAGATCGACCAGCACTACACCTGCAACATCCATCCGCGCAGTGAGTACTTCAAGGCCATGACGGCGAACGGACTGGTGCCGATCTCGGTGGTGGATCTGACGCCGGACACGATCCCGTACTGGGAGCTGCGGGCGAAGTCGTCGGTGGCGACCGGGATCGAAGGACCGTTCTTGGACGCCTATCGCGAAGGCAGCTTCCACTACCTGCTGATCGCCGCCGACCGCGTCTGA
- a CDS encoding family 2 encapsulin nanocompartment cargo protein terpene cyclase gives MTEQGALATLLAGPSGLGTSAARLAARLTAVPQEAPPPEEHGLDPAYAYRPWGDGSAPPVYCPVTERINDPLAQEVDRRLVRWAGECGFGEEECEQIGKAGFGRLVMLAHPDCEDPDRLLISARLNAAWWAADDLYADDTSLGAVPAELPPKLALAMAAMDPVPSLGEFSRDLDETLRNDRVLVALGSATDFLRRSGTAAQVQRVCYSTFAMFVSWTAYAAWRHSGKYPPAWEYLAARQHDSFYTSMTLIDVLGGYELTSNLYYDPRVREAAIQAGTASVLVNDVHSVTKDLEDESPPCNAVLLIADDRKCSIEEATAITVELHNDVVRDFQSAYEKLSTVPSIELQRFLRGLRGWMGGGFEWHSTSPRYRTKPSV, from the coding sequence ATGACCGAACAGGGTGCGCTCGCCACACTGCTGGCCGGTCCGAGCGGGCTGGGCACGTCGGCCGCCCGGCTGGCGGCCCGGCTGACCGCTGTTCCTCAGGAGGCTCCGCCGCCTGAGGAACACGGTCTGGACCCGGCGTATGCCTACCGGCCGTGGGGCGACGGATCGGCGCCGCCGGTGTACTGCCCCGTCACCGAACGGATCAACGATCCACTCGCCCAAGAGGTCGACCGGCGGCTCGTCCGGTGGGCGGGGGAGTGCGGCTTCGGCGAGGAGGAGTGCGAGCAGATCGGGAAGGCGGGATTCGGCAGGCTCGTCATGCTCGCCCACCCGGACTGCGAGGATCCCGACAGGCTGCTGATCTCCGCGCGGCTCAACGCCGCGTGGTGGGCGGCCGACGACCTCTACGCCGACGACACCTCCCTCGGCGCCGTGCCTGCCGAGCTGCCGCCGAAGCTCGCGCTGGCGATGGCCGCGATGGACCCGGTGCCGTCGCTGGGCGAATTCAGCCGCGACCTCGACGAAACACTGCGGAACGACCGGGTTCTCGTGGCGCTGGGCTCGGCGACGGACTTCCTGCGGCGATCCGGGACCGCCGCGCAGGTCCAGCGAGTCTGCTACTCGACCTTCGCGATGTTCGTGAGCTGGACCGCCTACGCCGCGTGGCGCCACAGCGGGAAATACCCGCCGGCATGGGAGTACCTCGCGGCGCGGCAGCACGACAGCTTCTACACCTCGATGACGTTGATCGACGTCCTCGGTGGCTACGAACTGACTTCGAATCTGTACTACGACCCGCGGGTCCGGGAGGCGGCGATCCAAGCGGGGACGGCGTCCGTACTCGTCAACGACGTGCACTCGGTCACCAAGGACCTGGAGGACGAGTCGCCGCCCTGCAACGCGGTCCTGCTGATCGCCGACGACCGGAAATGCTCGATCGAAGAGGCCACGGCGATCACCGTCGAATTGCACAACGACGTCGTCCGGGACTTCCAATCCGCGTACGAAAAGCTGAGCACGGTCCCTTCCATCGAGCTGCAACGGTTCCTGCGCGGACTGCGTGGGTGGATGGGCGGCGGTTTCGAATGGCACTCGACGAGTCCCCGGTACCGGACGAAGCCCAGCGTTTAG